The DNA region GATCAGGCCGAGTCCGTTGGCAACCCAGCTCGCCGCGCCAGAGACCAGCGCGCGATAGCCGTCAGTGAGATACTCGCTCGATTCGATCGCCTGACTCATTGCACGCCGCCCATCAGCATCGCCATCAACGCCTTCTGCGCGTGCATCCGGTTCTCCGCTTCGTCCCACACCCGCGACTGCGCCCCTTCGAGCACGCCTTCACTGATCTCCTCGCCACGATGCGCCGGGAGACAGTGCAGCACGATCGCATCCGGCGCGGCCGCGCGCATCAGCGCCTCGTCGACGCAATAGCCAGCGAACGCCTGCTGCCGCACCGCCGTTTCGCCCTCCTGGCCCATCGACGCCCAGACATCGGTGTTGACGACATGCGCGCCGGCAATTGCCTCCTCCGGATCTTCGGTCACGAGGAGCCGCGCGCGGGACGAATTCGCCTCGAAGATGGTGCGGTCGGGTTCATATCCCGCCGGGCAGGCGAGGCGCACGTCGAATCCGAAGAGGCCGGCCGCTTCGATCCACGAGTTGGCCATGTTGTTGCCGTCGCCGATCCATGCGACGACGCGGTCGGCGATCGAACCGAACTCTTCCTGCACCGTGAGGAGATCGGCAAGAAGCTGGCACGGGTGGAGCAGGTCGGTGAGGCCGTTGATCACCGGCACATCGGCGAATTGCGCCAGCTCCTCGACGTCGCGCTGCGCAAAGGTGCGGATCATGATCCCGTCGACGTAGCGCGACAGGACGCGTGCGGTATCGCGAATCGGTTCACCACGTCCCAGTTGAATATCTCGCGACGAGAGGAAGAGCGGATCGGCGCCGAGCTGGCGGGCGCCAACTTCAAACGAGACGCGAGTGCGGGTCGAACTCTTGGCGAAGATCAGGGCAATCGATTGGCCCTGGAGCGGGCGATCGCGGTACTCGCCGGACTTCATGCTGAGCGCCAGGTCGAGGAGCGCCTGGCAGTCGCTGCGAGTGATATCGCTGAAGGAGAGAAGGTCCTGCATGCCTCGTCCGGATGGCGTGGGTCCGATGACCGGTGGAGGATAGGGGACGATCGGGAGCGGAACAAGGCGCGGTGTGCCCCCGCGACGCCTCGCCATCGTCCCAATCGCGATAGCGGCGTGCTCAGGATCGAGGCGGCAACTCATGGCGGCAGCAGGACAACGGCGATGGGTCGTTCCCGACGGATACATCCCGCCGTCGAGTACCGGCACGTCGCGGCCGCTCATCAGCCACGACGCGCTCTGCATCCTCAATGCCGGTGACGACGAGGCGCAGGTCACGCTGCAGATCTTCTTTGCCGACCGCGAACCGGTGGGACCGTACTGCCTCACCGTCGCAGCGCGCCGCACGCTGCATCTTCGCTTCAACGAACTCTCCGATCCGGAGCCGGTGCCGACCGGGACTGACTACGCCACGG from Gemmatimonadales bacterium includes:
- a CDS encoding sensory rhodopsin transducer, with the translated sequence MAAAGQRRWVVPDGYIPPSSTGTSRPLISHDALCILNAGDDEAQVTLQIFFADREPVGPYCLTVAARRTLHLRFNELSDPEPVPTGTDYATVIESDQPIVVQHTRLDSRQPALALMTTIACPI
- the argF gene encoding ornithine carbamoyltransferase — protein: MQDLLSFSDITRSDCQALLDLALSMKSGEYRDRPLQGQSIALIFAKSSTRTRVSFEVGARQLGADPLFLSSRDIQLGRGEPIRDTARVLSRYVDGIMIRTFAQRDVEELAQFADVPVINGLTDLLHPCQLLADLLTVQEEFGSIADRVVAWIGDGNNMANSWIEAAGLFGFDVRLACPAGYEPDRTIFEANSSRARLLVTEDPEEAIAGAHVVNTDVWASMGQEGETAVRQQAFAGYCVDEALMRAAAPDAIVLHCLPAHRGEEISEGVLEGAQSRVWDEAENRMHAQKALMAMLMGGVQ